One part of the Mangrovibacillus cuniculi genome encodes these proteins:
- the hisD gene encoding histidinol dehydrogenase: MRIEQLSSSISIKRDIDQGTEEQRKVVTSIISDVKTRGDQALLDYTQKFDGVTLSNLFVTKEEIEEAYKLVDDEMISIIKEATDNIREYHELQRRESWMMERSDGTRLGQKITSLDAVGLYVPGGTAAYPSSVLMNVIPAQVAGVERIVLVSPPQRETGMLPPAVLVAADMAGVTEMVKVGGAQAIAALAYGTESIPPVDKITGPGNIYVALAKREVFGMVDIDMIAGPSEIVVLADETASAAEVAADLLSQAEHDALSSAVLVTTSKRLAENVAEEVEAQLSTLPREEIARESIEQNGVIYLASSMQEAVQAVNSLAPEHLEIMTDDAESIAEGIRHAGAIFIGRYSSEPVGDYFVGTNHVLPTNGTARFSSPLSVDDFIKKSSIIIYSKEAMEQNAAKIASFAREEKLEAHARAVEIRLKGE; this comes from the coding sequence ATGAGAATAGAACAATTATCGTCATCTATTTCAATTAAACGTGATATTGATCAAGGAACAGAAGAACAACGTAAAGTGGTAACCTCTATTATATCTGATGTGAAGACTAGAGGAGATCAAGCTCTTTTAGATTACACGCAAAAATTTGATGGTGTTACGCTTTCGAATCTTTTTGTTACAAAAGAAGAGATTGAAGAAGCTTACAAGCTCGTTGATGATGAAATGATATCTATTATTAAAGAAGCGACAGACAATATCCGTGAATATCATGAACTTCAACGCCGTGAATCTTGGATGATGGAAAGATCAGATGGAACAAGACTTGGTCAAAAAATCACTAGTTTAGATGCTGTTGGTCTATACGTACCTGGTGGAACAGCTGCGTATCCTTCCTCTGTGTTAATGAACGTCATCCCAGCACAAGTGGCAGGTGTGGAACGTATCGTCTTGGTTTCTCCGCCTCAGCGTGAAACAGGCATGTTGCCTCCAGCTGTGTTAGTTGCTGCAGACATGGCAGGGGTAACCGAAATGGTTAAAGTCGGTGGGGCACAAGCTATCGCAGCTTTAGCTTACGGAACAGAATCCATTCCACCAGTAGATAAGATTACAGGTCCAGGAAACATTTATGTTGCTTTAGCGAAACGAGAAGTGTTTGGGATGGTCGATATTGATATGATTGCAGGACCGAGCGAAATCGTTGTCCTAGCAGATGAGACAGCGAGTGCTGCAGAAGTAGCTGCAGACTTATTATCTCAAGCGGAGCACGATGCTTTATCTAGTGCTGTATTGGTTACGACGAGTAAGAGATTAGCAGAAAACGTAGCAGAAGAAGTGGAAGCGCAATTGTCTACACTTCCGCGAGAAGAAATAGCTCGAGAATCGATTGAACAAAACGGAGTCATTTACCTCGCTTCATCTATGCAAGAAGCTGTGCAAGCCGTTAACTCACTTGCTCCAGAACACTTGGAAATCATGACAGATGATGCGGAGTCCATAGCAGAAGGCATCCGACATGCAGGCGCGATTTTCATTGGTCGCTATAGTTCAGAACCTGTGGGTGACTACTTTGTTGGAACGAACCACGTGTTACCGACGAACGGAACAGCACGTTTTTCAAGTCCGTTATCAGTAGACGATTTTATCAAGAAATCTAGTATCATTATTTATAGTAAAGAAGCGATGGAACAGAATGCAGCGAAGATTGCTTCGTTTGCAAGAGAAGAAAAACTAGAAGCACACGCACGCGCTGTAGAAATACGATTAAAAGGGGAATGA
- the hisG gene encoding ATP phosphoribosyltransferase, with amino-acid sequence MLTIAMPKGRIFEEAVGLMREADFQLPEEFNEGRKLIIEVPNEQLRFILAKPTDVATYVEHGVADLGIAGKDVLLEEDRVVYELVDLKISECYLAVAGLPNTEMSTVAPRIATKYPRIATNYFREQGEQVEIIPLNGSIELAPLIGLADRIVDIVSTGRTLVENGLVEYEKMIEVTSRLIVNPVSYRIHDERIEEIVDRLSAVIERKEM; translated from the coding sequence ATGTTAACAATTGCGATGCCAAAAGGGCGTATTTTTGAAGAAGCAGTTGGGTTAATGAGAGAAGCAGATTTTCAACTGCCTGAAGAATTTAATGAAGGTCGTAAACTAATTATTGAAGTACCCAACGAGCAATTACGATTTATCCTTGCGAAACCAACAGACGTTGCAACGTATGTAGAGCACGGCGTTGCGGACCTTGGAATTGCTGGTAAAGATGTATTATTAGAAGAAGATCGCGTGGTCTATGAGCTGGTAGACTTAAAAATTAGTGAGTGTTATTTAGCAGTTGCTGGTTTACCCAACACAGAAATGAGTACGGTAGCACCTCGTATTGCTACTAAATATCCACGCATTGCTACGAATTACTTCCGTGAACAAGGCGAGCAAGTCGAAATCATTCCTTTAAACGGTTCGATTGAATTGGCTCCTTTAATTGGATTGGCTGATCGTATCGTGGATATTGTGTCCACAGGAAGAACGCTTGTAGAAAATGGACTTGTGGAGTATGAGAAGATGATTGAAGTGACTTCTCGTTTAATTGTTAACCCGGTTAGTTATCGCATACACGATGAGCGAATTGAAGAAATTGTAGATCGCTTATCTGCTGTTATTGAAAGGAAGGAAATGTGA
- a CDS encoding ATP phosphoribosyltransferase regulatory subunit gives MFEKPIGMRDTFPNLYKQKETLRNTFTSIVSKWGYDFLETPALELYETVGSVSSIDDHQLFKLLDNQGNALVLRPDMTTPIARVAASKLLQNSIPIRLAYSGSVFRAQQREGGKPAEFGQMGAELIGDSTVQGDAETIALTVFALRELGIKSFQLSIGHVGFVEDFFKQILGNEERAEPLRRYLYERNFVGFRQYVKSLSLSSIDKERLLKFLQARGNEKGFSIAKQIVENGAGEQAIEELSELYDALKVYGIEDVVKLDLTLISHMDYYTGIHFEAYTEGVAYPIGSGGRYNQLLAAFGQNIGATGFGLRMDYCLEALGESTVSNDQTAIIYSQDYAKEAWTKAEALRAEGKRVVMQPVQGIQDMDAFVRDMNDVVFLLGQGERS, from the coding sequence ATGTTTGAAAAGCCCATTGGGATGCGCGATACTTTCCCGAATTTATATAAGCAGAAAGAAACTCTACGCAATACGTTTACCTCCATCGTTTCCAAGTGGGGGTACGACTTCTTAGAAACTCCCGCACTAGAATTATATGAAACAGTAGGGAGTGTTTCGTCGATTGACGATCACCAACTTTTCAAACTGTTAGACAATCAAGGGAATGCACTCGTCCTTAGACCTGATATGACCACGCCTATTGCCAGAGTTGCAGCGTCTAAATTACTACAAAACAGTATCCCAATCAGATTGGCATATTCCGGAAGTGTGTTTAGAGCGCAGCAGCGCGAAGGTGGAAAGCCAGCCGAATTTGGTCAAATGGGTGCAGAGCTAATCGGAGACAGCACGGTGCAAGGGGATGCAGAGACGATTGCTTTAACCGTATTCGCACTTAGAGAACTTGGAATTAAATCGTTCCAGTTATCCATCGGACACGTTGGATTCGTGGAAGATTTTTTCAAACAGATCTTAGGAAACGAAGAGCGTGCAGAGCCTCTTCGCCGTTATTTATATGAACGAAACTTTGTAGGGTTCAGACAGTATGTAAAGTCTCTTTCTCTTTCTTCGATTGATAAGGAGAGACTGCTGAAGTTTTTGCAGGCGCGTGGTAATGAAAAAGGTTTTTCTATCGCGAAACAGATCGTGGAGAACGGTGCTGGAGAACAAGCAATTGAAGAGCTTTCCGAGTTGTACGATGCCCTTAAGGTGTATGGAATTGAAGATGTTGTGAAATTAGATTTAACACTTATCTCACACATGGATTATTACACTGGTATCCATTTCGAAGCGTATACAGAAGGTGTTGCGTACCCAATCGGAAGCGGTGGACGTTACAATCAATTATTAGCTGCTTTTGGCCAGAATATCGGAGCAACTGGATTTGGGTTACGTATGGATTACTGCTTAGAAGCTTTGGGTGAAAGTACAGTTTCAAACGATCAAACAGCCATTATCTATTCACAGGATTATGCAAAAGAAGCGTGGACGAAAGCAGAAGCACTTCGCGCAGAAGGCAAACGAGTAGTCATGCAACCAGTACAAGGAATACAAGATATGGATGCATTTGTTCGAGACATGAATGATGTCGTATTCCTTTTAGGACAGGGGGAGAGATCATGA
- a CDS encoding acyltransferase: protein MRKTKRYPVEGANSLRHVYKTVPFWKVVKNFVVIQLARYTPFLSLKNWLYRKLLGMKVGSKTSFALMVMLDVMFPEKISVGRNTVIGYNTTILAHEYLIKEYRLGEVKIGSEVMIGANCTILPGVEIGDGAIVSAGTLVHKDVAPGSFVGGNPMRVIYNADELKDRWKDDEIYGVRKS from the coding sequence GTGAGAAAAACTAAACGGTATCCAGTCGAAGGGGCAAACTCCCTTCGACATGTTTATAAAACAGTCCCTTTTTGGAAAGTAGTAAAGAACTTTGTAGTGATTCAACTTGCCAGGTATACACCTTTCTTGTCGTTGAAAAATTGGCTGTATCGCAAGTTGCTCGGAATGAAAGTAGGTTCGAAAACTTCCTTTGCGTTAATGGTGATGCTTGACGTCATGTTTCCGGAAAAGATATCTGTAGGGCGAAACACCGTCATTGGCTACAATACGACAATCCTTGCTCATGAGTATTTGATTAAAGAGTATCGCCTAGGCGAAGTGAAAATCGGTAGCGAAGTAATGATTGGAGCGAACTGCACTATTTTACCTGGCGTGGAAATTGGTGACGGTGCAATTGTATCAGCAGGCACGTTAGTACATAAAGATGTCGCACCAGGATCGTTCGTCGGAGGAAATCCCATGCGTGTCATCTACAATGCAGATGAGTTAAAAGATCGCTGGAAAGACGATGAAATATACGGAGTTAGGAAATCATAA
- the ppaX gene encoding pyrophosphatase PpaX: protein MATKPITTVLFDLDGTLINTNELIISSFLHTLNFDEPNRYTREDVLPFMGPPLEDSFMQVAPDRVQELVDRYRAFNLEKHDELVTAFEGVEEAVQQLHQNGYKLAIVSTKIGNVVLKGLKLMNLDSYFDVVISLDEVTHAKPHPEPLLKALEQLGSTPEEAIMVGDNHHDIEGGQNAGTLTAGVSWSAKGRDYLEKFNPTVILDDMRDLIAFIETYNREKN, encoded by the coding sequence ATGGCAACTAAACCTATTACAACCGTTCTTTTTGATTTAGATGGAACGTTGATCAATACGAATGAATTAATCATCTCATCCTTTTTACACACGTTAAATTTTGATGAGCCTAATCGATACACAAGAGAAGACGTATTACCGTTTATGGGACCACCTCTGGAAGATTCCTTTATGCAAGTAGCGCCTGATCGTGTGCAAGAATTGGTGGACCGTTACCGAGCGTTTAACTTAGAAAAGCATGATGAGTTGGTTACTGCTTTTGAAGGAGTAGAAGAAGCAGTACAGCAACTTCATCAGAATGGCTATAAATTAGCAATCGTTTCTACGAAGATTGGTAACGTAGTATTAAAAGGGTTAAAGCTAATGAATTTGGATTCTTATTTTGACGTAGTAATATCGTTAGATGAAGTAACACATGCCAAGCCTCATCCTGAACCATTATTAAAGGCTTTGGAACAACTAGGATCTACACCAGAAGAAGCCATTATGGTTGGCGATAACCATCATGACATTGAAGGTGGACAAAATGCTGGTACGTTAACAGCAGGTGTTTCCTGGTCTGCAAAGGGACGAGACTATTTGGAAAAGTTCAACCCAACTGTCATTTTAGATGATATGCGAGACCTAATCGCCTTCATCGAAACGTACAACCGTGAGAAAAACTAA
- a CDS encoding nucleoside recognition domain-containing protein, translating to MVDSLKRGLQTGLKTTWMLSKVIFPITLIVTVLQFTPVLGWMTKLIEPVMGLFGLSGDAAIPLVLGSFLNLYAGIAGILSVDLTVKEVFTLAVMLSFAHNLLIESGVAARVGIKVWQIIAVRLGLSFFSAIAINLFWKGGQEKAVYGFAPPTPAQPDGWMEIIFIALQKASFGVLQMALIIIPLMALIQIMKDRNWLTKFSKWMAPFTRFLGMKDNTSFTLAAGLLFGLAYGAGVMIQAVEEDGVSRKDVTLAFIFLVACHAVVEDTLVFVPLGIPVLPLLLARVGFAVGLTWLVARIWTHYEQRGLKEKEVA from the coding sequence ATGGTTGATTCCTTAAAAAGAGGATTACAAACAGGATTAAAAACGACTTGGATGCTCAGTAAAGTAATCTTTCCGATCACGTTAATTGTTACAGTCTTACAATTTACACCAGTGTTAGGCTGGATGACAAAACTTATAGAACCAGTTATGGGCTTATTCGGACTTTCCGGTGATGCAGCTATTCCTTTAGTATTAGGAAGCTTCTTAAACCTTTATGCTGGGATAGCTGGAATACTTTCAGTAGATTTAACGGTAAAAGAAGTCTTTACTTTAGCAGTTATGCTTTCTTTTGCTCATAATCTACTAATTGAATCAGGTGTCGCTGCTAGAGTAGGGATAAAAGTATGGCAGATCATTGCTGTGAGACTTGGACTTTCGTTCTTTTCTGCTATTGCCATTAATTTATTCTGGAAAGGTGGACAGGAAAAAGCGGTATACGGCTTCGCTCCACCAACACCGGCTCAACCAGATGGCTGGATGGAAATCATTTTCATCGCTTTGCAAAAAGCGAGTTTCGGTGTCCTCCAAATGGCATTGATTATTATCCCTTTAATGGCACTCATTCAAATAATGAAGGACCGAAACTGGTTAACTAAGTTCTCGAAGTGGATGGCTCCGTTTACACGATTCTTAGGAATGAAAGATAATACCTCGTTTACTTTAGCAGCTGGCTTACTCTTTGGATTAGCGTACGGCGCAGGAGTCATGATTCAAGCGGTTGAAGAAGATGGAGTATCCAGAAAAGACGTCACACTTGCTTTCATTTTCTTAGTTGCTTGTCACGCGGTAGTAGAAGATACGCTTGTTTTTGTACCTTTAGGAATACCGGTATTACCGTTACTTCTTGCCAGAGTTGGTTTTGCAGTAGGACTGACGTGGTTAGTAGCTCGAATTTGGACACACTATGAACAAAGAGGATTAAAAGAAAAAGAAGTCGCATAG